In Fervidobacterium nodosum Rt17-B1, one genomic interval encodes:
- a CDS encoding DNA-directed RNA polymerase subunit beta', whose product MSSSFKRKIASVNVRVASPEVIRNWSNGEVKKAETINYRTFKPERDGLFCERIFGPVKDYECACGKYSGKKYEGTVCEKCGVKVESKDARRRRFGHIELAAPVTHVWYLKNSPSVIATLLDMTVKDIETIVYFGSRRVNERVVIVTDPKNTPFIKGSILNQTEYEIYAQKWDFEVSPAYIVKEPRSPLVSDIDGEVHIKHEKTHTDRELYWIVVKNISRTELKVYTGMVLNFKDNDQVNQGDEIVSEKRVEAIFAPFDGTVEVDEISETITINPLPTSKNNPITFSLPYGVRALVKNNEKVKKGQQLTTETILNSIVAPVSGTIRYSKQLNLRPLENGLYEVLTNGVIYIENVQNIKQYPVFEGAPIQVEDGQMVKAGDILADRFLFEEEKLTIEEYKLFSEYYPGMFVVEEQIENDKPIMVITDIDPSVSEETGIKKGQVITQQDYEAYSRIYPGKIEAETGAMAIKKLLEKIDLEVMKAEIEAELKKIPKSSVRAKKLLKKMKIVKDLIDSQTKPEWMVLEALPVVPPEIRPMIQIDGGRFATTDLNDLYRRVIMRNNRLKKLLEMNAPEVIVRNEKRMLQEAVDNLIFNGKIGKAYVDRNGRQLKSLTDLIRGKKGRFRRNLLGKRVDYSGRAVIVVGPHLKIHECGLPKKMALELFEPFVIAELSKEENTEAPQTKVKKYRKELQREDPKAWEKLEKVIQGRVVLLNRAPTLHRMSIQAFEPKLIEGNAIQLHPLVCPPFNADFDGDQMAVHLPLSPAAQAEARLLMLSRYNIISPAHGKPISMPGKDIVAGVYYLTMVDKNYDKIEPENIKWKFANPEEAELAYEFGFIKLHEPIIIKINDKAIKTTFGRVIFNSILPEELRDYNKTFGKNGIKDVVYKTFKTHGIDRTADLLDSIKDLGFHYATISGLTISLKDFMISPKKNEIITNAMKKIEYIEKLYDDGLLSDEEKYKETIKIWTETTNLVQEETYRYLGENPFNPVYIMVDSGARGNKDQLKQLSGMRGLMADPSGRTIEIPIISNFREGLSVLEFFISTHGARKGSADTALRTSSAGYLTRRLVDVVQSVVVTEPDCGTHEGVRATLLKSSDNFVVEKIEDFIFGRVLAKDIYEPGTGNILVNPNTNKSYTRDTVILDEDAKFLSNYKKRVNVVEESILDLSVGNIPEVYAELAEDIDTPSGLIPSETEIDWDVVRKLRDAGIKNVKIKLYPIVGSVISEEIVWDKDRKKQIAVEEEQVDVALAKLLEENNIDSVYVRPEIYVRSVLTCESEHGVCAKCYGLDLSNHKVVTVGESVGIIAAQSIGEPGTQLTMRTFHTGGIATTADITQGLPRVEELFEARKKTKDPEGIFSKVKGTVVDISNDEPKKIYIQDELGGIHEYEVPSRVRVNVTVGQKVLPGQSLTSGSLKVRKILEELGPEETATYLLKEIKRVYVQQGVDIHDKHFELIIRQMLNKAEVIDSGDTEFLPGDLVPISLLNKVNREIMEGNAKVEMNRKKIIGRELAKHIIVKNEDGEIVELAAEGEEVTEELLEKLIEYGIKEVVIMNHDKEKEVYQILPKETVKYRRRLLRITQASLEYEGWLSAASFQQTQQVLTDAAIKGAVDYLKGLKENVIVGQLIPAGTGFDIFSSVQYEETPRLAKEEKEKFA is encoded by the coding sequence ATGAGTTCTTCTTTCAAAAGAAAAATTGCAAGTGTGAACGTTAGAGTAGCTTCACCCGAAGTTATTAGAAACTGGTCAAACGGTGAAGTAAAGAAAGCTGAGACAATAAATTACCGTACCTTCAAACCAGAAAGAGATGGTCTCTTCTGTGAGAGGATATTTGGACCTGTAAAAGACTACGAATGCGCTTGTGGAAAGTACAGTGGAAAGAAATATGAAGGTACAGTTTGTGAAAAATGTGGTGTTAAAGTTGAATCAAAAGACGCACGCCGAAGGAGATTTGGACATATAGAACTTGCTGCGCCTGTCACACACGTATGGTACTTAAAAAATTCTCCAAGTGTCATAGCGACTCTCCTCGACATGACCGTAAAAGATATAGAGACAATTGTCTATTTTGGAAGTAGAAGAGTTAATGAACGTGTTGTTATCGTTACCGATCCCAAAAATACACCTTTCATAAAAGGTTCTATATTAAATCAAACTGAATATGAAATTTACGCACAAAAGTGGGATTTTGAAGTCTCACCAGCGTATATAGTTAAAGAACCACGTTCACCTTTAGTATCTGATATAGATGGTGAAGTACACATAAAACACGAAAAAACACACACAGATAGAGAGCTTTACTGGATAGTTGTTAAAAACATCTCTCGAACCGAATTGAAAGTTTACACTGGAATGGTACTAAACTTCAAAGACAACGACCAAGTCAATCAAGGAGATGAAATTGTATCTGAAAAAAGAGTCGAAGCAATATTTGCACCATTTGATGGTACCGTTGAAGTAGATGAGATTTCAGAAACTATAACTATAAATCCATTGCCAACAAGCAAAAATAATCCAATAACGTTTTCACTTCCGTACGGTGTTAGAGCTTTGGTAAAAAACAATGAAAAAGTTAAGAAAGGGCAGCAACTTACAACAGAAACCATTCTCAACTCTATTGTTGCTCCAGTCTCAGGTACAATTAGATACAGCAAACAACTTAATTTAAGACCTTTAGAAAACGGATTATATGAAGTTCTCACAAATGGAGTTATATACATTGAAAACGTTCAAAATATAAAACAATACCCTGTGTTTGAAGGAGCACCTATTCAAGTTGAAGACGGTCAAATGGTAAAAGCTGGCGATATACTCGCCGATAGATTTTTATTTGAAGAAGAGAAATTAACTATCGAAGAATATAAACTCTTTAGCGAATATTATCCTGGAATGTTTGTAGTTGAAGAACAAATAGAAAACGATAAACCAATAATGGTCATAACCGATATCGATCCTTCTGTGTCAGAGGAAACGGGAATAAAAAAAGGACAAGTTATCACTCAACAAGATTACGAAGCATACTCGAGAATATACCCTGGTAAGATAGAAGCAGAAACAGGTGCAATGGCGATCAAAAAACTTCTTGAAAAAATTGACCTTGAAGTAATGAAAGCAGAAATCGAAGCAGAACTTAAGAAAATACCAAAGAGCAGTGTCAGGGCAAAGAAATTACTCAAAAAAATGAAAATAGTTAAAGACTTGATAGATAGTCAAACAAAACCTGAGTGGATGGTTCTTGAAGCTTTACCAGTAGTTCCACCAGAAATAAGACCTATGATTCAAATAGATGGTGGTAGATTCGCAACAACGGATCTTAACGATCTATACAGAAGAGTCATAATGAGAAATAACAGACTTAAGAAACTTCTTGAAATGAATGCGCCAGAGGTTATCGTAAGAAACGAAAAAAGAATGTTACAAGAAGCTGTTGATAACCTCATTTTCAATGGAAAAATTGGAAAAGCTTACGTTGACAGAAACGGAAGACAACTAAAATCATTGACAGACCTTATCCGTGGAAAAAAAGGAAGGTTCAGAAGGAACCTTCTTGGTAAACGTGTTGACTATTCAGGACGCGCGGTTATCGTTGTAGGTCCACATTTGAAAATCCACGAATGTGGTTTACCAAAGAAGATGGCACTCGAACTCTTTGAACCATTTGTTATTGCAGAGCTTTCAAAAGAAGAAAACACAGAAGCACCACAAACAAAAGTCAAAAAATATAGGAAAGAACTCCAAAGAGAAGATCCAAAAGCTTGGGAAAAACTCGAAAAAGTTATACAAGGAAGAGTTGTTTTACTTAACAGAGCGCCAACACTACACAGGATGTCAATTCAAGCCTTCGAGCCAAAATTAATAGAGGGCAACGCTATACAACTTCACCCATTGGTATGTCCGCCATTCAACGCTGACTTTGATGGTGACCAAATGGCGGTACATCTACCATTATCGCCAGCAGCGCAAGCAGAAGCAAGATTATTAATGCTTTCAAGGTACAACATTATATCACCTGCTCATGGTAAACCTATTTCAATGCCTGGAAAAGACATTGTTGCTGGTGTTTACTACTTGACGATGGTTGATAAGAACTACGATAAAATAGAGCCGGAAAATATTAAATGGAAGTTTGCAAATCCAGAAGAAGCCGAACTTGCTTACGAATTTGGTTTTATCAAACTACATGAACCAATCATTATAAAAATCAATGATAAAGCAATAAAAACAACTTTTGGAAGGGTCATATTCAATAGCATACTTCCAGAAGAACTTAGAGATTACAACAAAACATTTGGTAAAAATGGCATAAAAGACGTTGTTTACAAAACATTTAAAACACATGGTATCGACAGAACAGCTGATCTACTTGATAGCATAAAAGATCTTGGATTCCATTATGCAACTATCTCAGGACTTACTATAAGTCTTAAAGACTTTATGATTTCTCCAAAGAAAAATGAGATTATAACAAATGCAATGAAAAAAATAGAGTATATCGAAAAGCTCTATGATGATGGCTTGCTAAGTGATGAGGAAAAGTATAAAGAAACAATAAAAATATGGACAGAAACAACAAACTTAGTCCAGGAAGAAACATACAGATACCTTGGAGAAAATCCATTCAACCCCGTTTACATAATGGTTGACTCTGGTGCAAGAGGTAACAAAGACCAACTCAAACAACTATCAGGTATGAGAGGTCTCATGGCTGACCCATCAGGTAGAACTATCGAAATACCAATCATTTCAAACTTCCGTGAAGGTCTATCGGTTCTTGAATTTTTCATCAGTACCCATGGTGCAAGAAAGGGTTCCGCTGACACAGCATTGAGAACAAGTTCAGCAGGTTACTTAACAAGAAGACTTGTTGATGTTGTACAAAGCGTTGTTGTAACAGAACCAGATTGTGGTACACACGAAGGTGTTCGTGCGACACTTCTTAAGAGTTCTGACAATTTTGTTGTTGAAAAAATAGAGGACTTCATCTTTGGTCGCGTACTCGCAAAAGATATTTATGAACCCGGTACAGGAAATATATTAGTCAACCCCAACACCAACAAGTCTTACACAAGAGATACCGTAATTCTTGATGAGGATGCAAAATTCTTATCAAATTACAAAAAGAGAGTAAATGTTGTCGAAGAAAGTATATTAGATCTCTCAGTTGGAAACATTCCAGAAGTTTATGCTGAACTTGCAGAAGACATTGACACTCCATCAGGGCTAATACCATCTGAAACAGAAATCGATTGGGATGTTGTAAGAAAACTAAGAGACGCAGGTATAAAGAACGTAAAAATTAAGCTTTATCCGATAGTCGGTTCTGTAATATCAGAAGAGATAGTTTGGGATAAAGATAGGAAAAAGCAGATAGCCGTTGAAGAAGAGCAAGTTGACGTTGCACTTGCTAAATTACTTGAAGAAAACAATATAGACAGCGTTTATGTAAGACCAGAAATATATGTCAGGTCAGTACTCACATGTGAATCAGAACATGGCGTTTGTGCAAAATGTTACGGATTAGACCTTTCAAACCACAAAGTAGTTACAGTTGGTGAATCAGTTGGTATAATTGCTGCTCAATCAATCGGTGAACCAGGAACACAGCTCACAATGCGTACATTCCATACTGGTGGTATTGCAACTACAGCAGATATCACACAAGGTTTACCAAGGGTTGAGGAATTATTTGAGGCAAGAAAGAAAACAAAAGACCCAGAAGGTATATTCTCAAAGGTAAAAGGTACAGTTGTTGATATTTCAAATGATGAACCAAAGAAAATTTATATACAAGATGAACTTGGTGGTATTCATGAATACGAAGTACCTTCAAGAGTAAGAGTTAATGTTACAGTTGGTCAAAAAGTATTACCTGGTCAATCGCTAACAAGTGGTTCTCTCAAAGTTAGAAAAATTCTGGAAGAACTTGGACCAGAAGAAACAGCAACGTATTTACTCAAAGAAATAAAGAGAGTCTATGTACAACAAGGTGTTGACATTCACGACAAACACTTCGAACTTATAATTAGGCAAATGTTGAATAAAGCAGAAGTCATAGATTCCGGCGACACAGAATTCTTACCAGGTGACCTTGTACCGATAAGCTTGCTTAACAAGGTTAACAGGGAAATAATGGAAGGCAATGCAAAAGTTGAAATGAACAGAAAGAAAATTATCGGTAGAGAACTTGCCAAACATATCATTGTGAAAAATGAAGATGGAGAAATTGTAGAACTTGCCGCTGAAGGTGAAGAGGTCACAGAAGAACTCCTTGAAAAACTTATTGAATACGGAATAAAAGAAGTAGTTATCATGAATCACGATAAAGAAAAAGAAGTTTATCAGATCCTTCCAAAAGAAACTGTAAAATACAGAAGAAGACTATTGAGAATTACTCAAGCATCGCTCGAGTACGAAGGCTGGTTAAGTGCGGCAAGCTTCCAGCAAACACAACAAGTTCTAACAGATGCTGCAATTAAAGGCGCTGTAGATTATCTAAAAGGTTTGAAAGAAAACGTAATAGTCGGTCAACTAATACCAGCAGGTACAGGATTCGATATATTCTCATCCGTTCAATACGAAGAAACACCAAGGCTTGCAAAAGAAGAAAAAGAAAAATTCGCATGA
- a CDS encoding DNA-directed RNA polymerase subunit beta → MKTYQIGKRTRYSFGKVDEIIQVPDLVEIQRKSFEELLNHGILRILKKFSPITSAKVEGRREKGFNLEFVNFRVGAPLHSVEECKQRLLTYVAPFYATVRVTDVSTGEMREEEVSLGNYPIMTENQTFVINGVERVVVSQLVRSPGVYFVEEPTKNIGAKPIYLAHFLPVRGVWLEIMLNLNDETLYARIDRRKRLNLFLVLKTLGFQNDIDILSLFPAYLDVEDDYSLKQSEGIIILEKIVSKSGEVIAEKGSVLTSTLVEILREHGIEKIKVVNNYMFKTYMKLKEKLKMPLEENISELRAFMEIYKELRPGEVFRYNAAKSYWNNLYFNEERFELSEVGRYKMNKKLTNAYRKYLIEIEGRNPKSVERIEYEEKSNALTPIDIILVIRMLLETEKHPETLDTKDHLSNKRVKTVGELIGSEFERAFSKSIHQIQEKLATYTSLDKISIPSLINLRNVIASLNSFFATNPLSQFMDQVNPIAELTHKRRLTAVGPGGLKRERARFEVRDVHHSHYGRMCPIETPEGGNIGLITSLSVYATIDEYGFLVTPYRRITNGKLANEVVYLAADEEENYKIASVTIAFDKEGNIIQERVPVRYLEKIVYVHKNEVDLVDISPKQIVSVTTSLIPFLEHDDANRALMGSNMQRQAVPVIKPEAPFVGTGMEYAAAIYSGHVVLAKNDGVVKKVDGRKIIIHRIDENGQLMYDKKGNPIIDEYTLLKYVRSNQDTSITQKPIVNVGDFVKKGSPIADGPATDNGELALGKNVLVAFLPWEGYNFEDAILVSEELLEEDTFTSVHIEVYETTARETRVGPEEITSEIPNVSKENIRNLDENGIIRIGAYVGKQKYFTSQDILVGKVTPKGESDASPEEKIMRSVFGEKGKDVKDSSLRVPHGVEGRVIGVHVFHKEEVGDLGPGVNTLVRVYLATRKPLEVGDKLAGRHGNKGVVSMILPKEDMPFLPDGTPVQVVLSPLGVPSRMNIGQVLETSLGWLAKLTNRYFATPVFDGAKEDDILPELYKVRETLNLHHGDDPNNPSGKVTLRDGRTGKEFDFPVLVGYMYIMKLIHIARDKIHARATGPYSLIHQQPLGGKAQFGGQRFGEMEVWALEAYGASYTLNEMLTVKSDDIKGRTEVYKAIMKSKNLPEPGLPESFKVLVRELKGLALDVRVYDEHGNEIDIEKL, encoded by the coding sequence ATGAAAACCTACCAAATTGGTAAACGTACAAGGTATTCTTTCGGTAAGGTTGATGAGATTATCCAAGTACCCGACCTTGTTGAAATCCAGCGAAAGTCTTTCGAAGAGCTTTTGAACCATGGTATTTTACGTATTCTTAAGAAGTTTAGCCCTATAACTTCTGCAAAAGTTGAAGGCAGAAGAGAGAAGGGCTTCAATCTTGAGTTTGTAAACTTCAGAGTTGGTGCGCCACTTCACAGTGTTGAAGAATGTAAGCAAAGATTGTTAACTTATGTAGCTCCATTCTATGCAACAGTTAGGGTCACAGATGTTTCAACCGGAGAAATGCGTGAAGAAGAGGTTTCTCTTGGAAACTACCCAATAATGACTGAAAATCAAACTTTTGTAATTAACGGTGTTGAAAGAGTTGTTGTAAGTCAACTTGTTAGAAGCCCTGGCGTATATTTTGTCGAAGAACCAACAAAAAATATTGGTGCTAAACCTATATACCTTGCTCATTTTCTACCGGTTCGTGGCGTATGGTTAGAAATAATGCTTAACTTAAACGATGAAACACTTTACGCAAGAATTGATAGAAGAAAAAGACTCAATCTATTCCTTGTCTTAAAAACACTTGGATTTCAAAATGATATAGATATACTCTCGCTCTTCCCGGCTTACTTAGATGTCGAAGACGACTATTCTTTAAAACAATCTGAAGGAATAATTATTCTCGAGAAAATTGTTTCAAAAAGCGGAGAAGTAATTGCAGAAAAAGGGTCAGTTCTAACTTCGACACTTGTCGAAATATTAAGAGAACATGGAATTGAAAAAATTAAAGTTGTTAATAACTATATGTTCAAAACATACATGAAGCTTAAAGAAAAACTCAAAATGCCATTAGAAGAAAATATCAGTGAGTTAAGAGCTTTCATGGAAATATACAAGGAATTAAGACCCGGAGAAGTATTCAGATACAATGCCGCAAAATCATATTGGAATAACCTTTACTTTAATGAAGAAAGGTTTGAACTTTCAGAAGTCGGTCGCTATAAAATGAATAAAAAATTGACAAATGCCTATAGAAAATATTTGATTGAAATAGAAGGAAGAAATCCAAAAAGTGTTGAACGGATAGAATACGAAGAAAAATCGAATGCTCTTACACCAATAGATATTATCTTGGTTATTAGAATGCTCCTTGAAACAGAAAAACATCCAGAAACGTTGGATACCAAAGACCATCTATCGAATAAGAGAGTTAAAACAGTTGGTGAACTTATAGGTTCAGAATTTGAAAGAGCATTTTCGAAATCAATACATCAAATACAAGAAAAATTAGCTACCTATACAAGTTTAGATAAAATATCTATTCCAAGTTTAATAAACTTGAGAAATGTTATAGCTTCATTGAATAGCTTCTTCGCTACAAACCCACTCTCCCAATTTATGGACCAAGTAAATCCAATTGCTGAATTAACGCACAAAAGAAGGCTAACTGCAGTTGGACCTGGCGGTCTAAAAAGAGAAAGAGCAAGATTTGAAGTTCGTGACGTTCACCACTCACACTATGGGAGGATGTGTCCTATCGAAACACCTGAAGGTGGTAACATTGGTCTTATAACATCACTTTCAGTTTATGCGACTATTGATGAATACGGATTTTTGGTAACACCTTACAGAAGAATCACCAATGGAAAATTAGCAAACGAAGTGGTCTATTTAGCTGCTGATGAGGAAGAAAACTACAAAATAGCATCTGTAACAATCGCTTTTGACAAAGAAGGGAATATAATACAAGAAAGGGTCCCCGTAAGGTACCTTGAAAAAATAGTTTACGTTCACAAAAATGAAGTAGATCTTGTAGATATCTCTCCAAAGCAGATAGTTAGTGTTACAACATCACTTATACCATTCTTGGAACACGATGACGCAAATCGCGCGTTGATGGGTTCAAACATGCAAAGACAAGCTGTTCCTGTTATAAAGCCAGAAGCACCATTTGTAGGTACAGGAATGGAATACGCAGCGGCTATTTACTCAGGTCACGTAGTGTTAGCAAAGAATGATGGTGTAGTTAAAAAGGTTGATGGTAGAAAAATTATCATTCACAGAATAGATGAAAATGGTCAACTAATGTACGATAAAAAAGGTAACCCAATAATTGACGAATACACACTTCTAAAATATGTAAGGTCAAACCAAGATACATCAATAACGCAAAAACCAATCGTCAATGTTGGTGATTTCGTAAAGAAAGGCTCGCCAATCGCTGATGGTCCAGCAACTGACAATGGAGAACTTGCACTTGGAAAGAATGTACTCGTTGCATTTTTACCATGGGAAGGTTACAACTTTGAAGACGCAATATTGGTAAGTGAAGAGCTTCTTGAGGAAGATACATTTACATCCGTACATATAGAGGTTTACGAAACAACAGCAAGAGAAACAAGAGTTGGTCCAGAAGAAATTACATCAGAAATACCAAATGTTTCAAAAGAAAATATTAGAAACCTTGACGAGAATGGAATAATAAGGATAGGTGCGTACGTTGGTAAACAAAAATACTTTACATCACAGGATATATTAGTTGGTAAAGTAACACCAAAAGGTGAAAGTGACGCAAGTCCAGAAGAAAAAATTATGAGATCAGTCTTTGGTGAGAAAGGTAAAGATGTAAAGGATTCTTCATTGAGGGTACCACATGGTGTTGAAGGAAGAGTTATAGGCGTTCACGTTTTCCATAAAGAAGAAGTCGGTGATTTGGGACCTGGCGTAAATACACTTGTGAGAGTCTACTTGGCAACTAGGAAACCATTAGAAGTCGGTGACAAACTCGCTGGTAGACACGGTAATAAAGGTGTTGTCTCGATGATTCTTCCAAAAGAAGATATGCCGTTCTTACCAGATGGTACACCGGTTCAAGTTGTGCTTAGTCCTCTTGGTGTTCCATCACGTATGAATATCGGTCAGGTGCTTGAAACATCGCTTGGTTGGCTCGCAAAATTAACTAACAGATACTTTGCAACGCCTGTATTTGATGGAGCAAAAGAAGATGACATACTACCAGAACTTTACAAAGTAAGAGAAACACTTAACTTACATCATGGCGATGATCCAAATAATCCATCTGGAAAAGTCACGCTCAGAGATGGTAGGACAGGTAAAGAATTTGATTTCCCAGTATTAGTTGGTTACATGTACATTATGAAACTTATCCACATAGCTCGAGATAAAATACACGCACGAGCAACAGGTCCATATTCGCTTATTCACCAGCAACCACTTGGTGGTAAAGCACAATTTGGTGGTCAAAGATTTGGTGAAATGGAAGTTTGGGCACTTGAAGCCTACGGAGCATCTTACACACTCAACGAAATGTTAACAGTAAAGAGCGATGACATAAAGGGAAGAACAGAAGTTTACAAAGCTATAATGAAGAGTAAAAATCTCCCAGAACCCGGGTTACCTGAGAGCTTTAAAGTTCTTGTCAGAGAACTTAAAGGTTTAGCTTTGGATGTAAGAGTATACGATGAACACGGAAATGAAATAGATATTGAAAAATTATAA
- the rplL gene encoding 50S ribosomal protein L7/L12: MTLEELVKAIEGLTVAELAELVKMLEERFGVSAAAPVMAAMPVAGAAAPSAAAAEEKDSFDVLLKSFGAKKVEVIKVVREITGLGLKEAKDLVEKAGAADAFIKQGVKKEEAEEIKKKITEVGGEVEIK, from the coding sequence ATGACATTGGAAGAACTTGTAAAAGCTATTGAAGGTTTAACAGTTGCAGAACTTGCAGAACTTGTCAAGATGCTTGAAGAAAGATTTGGAGTAAGCGCAGCGGCACCAGTAATGGCAGCAATGCCCGTTGCAGGCGCAGCAGCACCATCAGCTGCAGCAGCTGAAGAAAAAGATTCATTCGATGTTCTCCTCAAGAGCTTCGGAGCAAAGAAAGTTGAAGTTATAAAGGTAGTAAGAGAAATAACAGGCCTCGGTCTTAAAGAAGCAAAAGACCTCGTAGAAAAAGCAGGAGCAGCAGATGCATTCATTAAACAAGGCGTAAAGAAAGAAGAAGCAGAAGAAATCAAGAAGAAGATTACAGAAGTTGGCGGAGAAGTTGAAATAAAGTAA